A region from the Mustela erminea isolate mMusErm1 chromosome 10, mMusErm1.Pri, whole genome shotgun sequence genome encodes:
- the HPDL gene encoding 4-hydroxyphenylpyruvate dioxygenase-like protein produces the protein MAVHARRLCHIAFHVPAGQPLTQDLQRLFGFQPLAVREAEGWRQLALRSGDAVFLVNEGAGLGEPLYGLDPRHAVPSATNLCFDVADAGAAARALVAQGCSVPVPPVSVRDTQGTATYAVVRSPAGNLSLTLLERAGVRGPFLPGFQPVSSAASPGWVSHVDHLTLACIPGSSPTLMRWFHDCLDFRHLPLSPGEDPKTGLEVTAGAGRGGLKLTALQTPPGSAVPTLVLAETLPGASSGQDQVEQFLTRHRGPGLQHVGLYTPNIVEATERVAAAGGQLLAPPEAYYQQPGKERQILAAGHEPSLLARQGILLDGDEGKFLLQVFTKSLFPEDTFFLELIQRQGATGFGQGNIRALWQSVQEQATREWET, from the coding sequence ATGGCCGTGCACGCCCGTCGTCTGTGCCACATTGCCTTCCACGTGCCCGCGGGGCAGCCCCTGACCCAGGATCTGCAGCGTCTCTTCGGTTTCCAGCCCCTGGCCGTGCGGGAGGCAGAAGGCTGGCGGCAGTTGGCCCTGCGCAGCGGCGACGCGGTCTTTTTGGTGAACGAGGGCGCAGGGCTGGGGGAGCCGCTGTACGGCCTGGACCCACGTCATGCTGTGCCCAGTGCCACCAACCTGTGTTTCGACGTGGCGGACGCGGGCGCCGCCGCCCGGGCGTTGGTCGCGCAGGGCTGCAGCGTGCCGGTGCCCCCGGTTAGCGTGAGGGATACGCAGGGCACAGCCACCTACGCTGTGGTCCGCTCGCCTGCCGGCAACCTCAGCCTGACACTCCTGGAGCGTGCGGGCGTCCGAGGGCCTTTCCTCCCAGGATTCCAGCCCGTATCCTCTGCAGCCAGCCCGGGCTGGGTCAGCCACGTGGACCACCTGACCCTGGCCTGCATCCCTGGCAGCTCCCCCACACTGATGCGCTGGTTCCACGACTGCCTAGATTTTCGCCACCTGCCACTGAGTCCAGGTGAGGACCCCAAGACAGGCCTCGAGGtgacagcaggagctgggagagggggacTGAAGCTCACGGCCCTGCAGACCCCACCAGGCAGTGCTGTCCCCACTCTCGTGCTGGCTGAGACCCTACCAGGGGCTTCTAGTGGACAGGACCAGGTGGAGCAGTTCCTGACCCGGCACAGGGGACCAGGACTGCAGCACGTGGGGCTCTACACGCCGAACATTGTAGAAGCCACTGAGCGGGTAGCAGCAGCTGGGGGCCAGCTGCTGGCTCCTCCTGAGGCATACTACCAGCAGCCAGGCAAGGAAAGGCAGATCCTAGCTGCTGGGCATGAGCCTAGCCTGCTGGCCCGACAGGGGATCCTGCTGGATGGCGATGAAGGCAAGTTTCTGCTTCAGGTCTTCACCAAGTCTCTCTTTCCAGAGGACACCTTCTTCCTGGAGCTGATTCAGAGGCAGGGGGCCACAGGCTTTGGCCAGGGCAACATCCGGGCCCTATGGCAGTCGGTGCAGGAGCAAGCCACCAGGGAATGGGAAACCTGA